In Populus trichocarpa isolate Nisqually-1 chromosome 12, P.trichocarpa_v4.1, whole genome shotgun sequence, a genomic segment contains:
- the LOC7454574 gene encoding SUMO-activating enzyme subunit 1B-1 isoform X1 encodes MNGEELTEQETALYDRQIRVWGADAQRRLSKSHILVYGMKGIIAEVFATTTLKLTKNVFFFMLIRAVSEEALSANFLIPPDESVCIGKTLAELCCDSLREFNPMVRVSVEKGDLASLGAEFFDKFDVVVISCCSLATKKLINEKCRKLSKRVSFYAVDCRDCCGEIFVDLQKYNYAKKKTDGATECELQYPSFQEAISVPWRSLPRKVSKLYFAMRVIERFEEAEGRKPGEICIEDLPAVLKLKKELCEAQSVNESHVPDTLLERLVMGAKEFPPVCAIIGGTLGQEVIKAISSKGDPVKNFFIFDATDGKGMIEDISNPNLES; translated from the exons ATGAACGGAGAGGAGTTGACAGAGCAAGAAACTGCTTTGTATGATCGCCAAATTAGGGTTTGGGGTGCTGATGCTCAACGAAG actaaGCAAATCCCACATATTGGTTTATGGAATGAAGGGCATTATTGCTGAGGTATTTGCTACTACAACCTTAAAACTCACCAAAAATgtgttcttttttatgttgataaG GGCTGTGTCTGAAGAAGCGTTGTCTGCTAATTTTTTGATACCCCCTGATGAAAGTGTTTGCATTGGGAAAACCCTTGCTGAGCTTTGCTGTGATTCTTTGAGAGAATTTAACCCCATGGTTCGTGTTTCGGTTGAAAAAG GTGATTTGGCAAGCTTGGGTGCGGAATTCTTTGATAAGTTTGATGTTGTAGTTATCAGTTGCTGCTCGCTAGCCACCAAA AAATTAATCAATGAAAAGTGCCGGAAGTTATCAAAGCGTGTATCTTTTTATGCAGTTGACTGTAGAGATTGTTGTGGTGAGATCTTTGTTGATTTGCAGAAGTACAATTATGCAAAG AAAAAGACAGATGGAGCTACTGAATGTGAACTGCAATATCCAAGTTTTCAG GAAGCTATTTCAGTGCCTTGGAGATCACTTCCCCGAAAAGTCTCAAAGCTTTATTTCGCTATGAGAG tgattgaaaggtttgaaGAGGCTGAAGGACGCAAGCCAGGAGAAATTTGTATCGAGGACCTTCCTGCTGTTCTAAAGCTGAAAAAGGAACTTTGTGAGGCACAG TCAGTAAATGAATCTCACGTTCCGGATACCCTCCTTGAAAGATTGGTTATGGGTGCAAAAGAGTTCCCTCCAGTTTGTGCCATTATTGGAGGAACTCTTGGACAG GAGGTAATCAAAGCAATATCAAGCAAAGGGGATCCCGTCAagaatttcttcatctttgatGCTACGGATGGGAAAGGCATGATAGAGGACATATCAAACCCTAACCTGGAAAGCTGA
- the LOC7454574 gene encoding SUMO-activating enzyme subunit 1A isoform X3: MNGEELTEQETALYDRQIRVWGADAQRRLSKSHILVYGMKGIIAEVFATTTLKLTKNVFFFMLIRAVSEEALSANFLIPPDESVCIGKTLAELCCDSLREFNPMVRVSVEKGDLASLGAEFFDKFDVVVISCCSLATKKLINEKCRKLSKRVSFYAVDCRDCCGEIFVDLQKYNYAKEAISVPWRSLPRKVSKLYFAMRVIERFEEAEGRKPGEICIEDLPAVLKLKKELCEAQSVNESHVPDTLLERLVMGAKEFPPVCAIIGGTLGQEVIKAISSKGDPVKNFFIFDATDGKGMIEDISNPNLES; this comes from the exons ATGAACGGAGAGGAGTTGACAGAGCAAGAAACTGCTTTGTATGATCGCCAAATTAGGGTTTGGGGTGCTGATGCTCAACGAAG actaaGCAAATCCCACATATTGGTTTATGGAATGAAGGGCATTATTGCTGAGGTATTTGCTACTACAACCTTAAAACTCACCAAAAATgtgttcttttttatgttgataaG GGCTGTGTCTGAAGAAGCGTTGTCTGCTAATTTTTTGATACCCCCTGATGAAAGTGTTTGCATTGGGAAAACCCTTGCTGAGCTTTGCTGTGATTCTTTGAGAGAATTTAACCCCATGGTTCGTGTTTCGGTTGAAAAAG GTGATTTGGCAAGCTTGGGTGCGGAATTCTTTGATAAGTTTGATGTTGTAGTTATCAGTTGCTGCTCGCTAGCCACCAAA AAATTAATCAATGAAAAGTGCCGGAAGTTATCAAAGCGTGTATCTTTTTATGCAGTTGACTGTAGAGATTGTTGTGGTGAGATCTTTGTTGATTTGCAGAAGTACAATTATGCAAAG GAAGCTATTTCAGTGCCTTGGAGATCACTTCCCCGAAAAGTCTCAAAGCTTTATTTCGCTATGAGAG tgattgaaaggtttgaaGAGGCTGAAGGACGCAAGCCAGGAGAAATTTGTATCGAGGACCTTCCTGCTGTTCTAAAGCTGAAAAAGGAACTTTGTGAGGCACAG TCAGTAAATGAATCTCACGTTCCGGATACCCTCCTTGAAAGATTGGTTATGGGTGCAAAAGAGTTCCCTCCAGTTTGTGCCATTATTGGAGGAACTCTTGGACAG GAGGTAATCAAAGCAATATCAAGCAAAGGGGATCCCGTCAagaatttcttcatctttgatGCTACGGATGGGAAAGGCATGATAGAGGACATATCAAACCCTAACCTGGAAAGCTGA
- the LOC7454574 gene encoding SUMO-activating enzyme subunit 1B-1 isoform X2 yields the protein MNGEELTEQETALYDRQIRVWGADAQRRLSKSHILVYGMKGIIAEFCKNIVLAGVGSLTLVDDRAVSEEALSANFLIPPDESVCIGKTLAELCCDSLREFNPMVRVSVEKGDLASLGAEFFDKFDVVVISCCSLATKKLINEKCRKLSKRVSFYAVDCRDCCGEIFVDLQKYNYAKKKTDGATECELQYPSFQEAISVPWRSLPRKVSKLYFAMRVIERFEEAEGRKPGEICIEDLPAVLKLKKELCEAQSVNESHVPDTLLERLVMGAKEFPPVCAIIGGTLGQEVIKAISSKGDPVKNFFIFDATDGKGMIEDISNPNLES from the exons ATGAACGGAGAGGAGTTGACAGAGCAAGAAACTGCTTTGTATGATCGCCAAATTAGGGTTTGGGGTGCTGATGCTCAACGAAG actaaGCAAATCCCACATATTGGTTTATGGAATGAAGGGCATTATTGCTGAG TTTTGCAAGAACATTGTTTTGGCTGGAGTTGGAAGTCTGACACTAGTGGATGACAGGGCTGTGTCTGAAGAAGCGTTGTCTGCTAATTTTTTGATACCCCCTGATGAAAGTGTTTGCATTGGGAAAACCCTTGCTGAGCTTTGCTGTGATTCTTTGAGAGAATTTAACCCCATGGTTCGTGTTTCGGTTGAAAAAG GTGATTTGGCAAGCTTGGGTGCGGAATTCTTTGATAAGTTTGATGTTGTAGTTATCAGTTGCTGCTCGCTAGCCACCAAA AAATTAATCAATGAAAAGTGCCGGAAGTTATCAAAGCGTGTATCTTTTTATGCAGTTGACTGTAGAGATTGTTGTGGTGAGATCTTTGTTGATTTGCAGAAGTACAATTATGCAAAG AAAAAGACAGATGGAGCTACTGAATGTGAACTGCAATATCCAAGTTTTCAG GAAGCTATTTCAGTGCCTTGGAGATCACTTCCCCGAAAAGTCTCAAAGCTTTATTTCGCTATGAGAG tgattgaaaggtttgaaGAGGCTGAAGGACGCAAGCCAGGAGAAATTTGTATCGAGGACCTTCCTGCTGTTCTAAAGCTGAAAAAGGAACTTTGTGAGGCACAG TCAGTAAATGAATCTCACGTTCCGGATACCCTCCTTGAAAGATTGGTTATGGGTGCAAAAGAGTTCCCTCCAGTTTGTGCCATTATTGGAGGAACTCTTGGACAG GAGGTAATCAAAGCAATATCAAGCAAAGGGGATCCCGTCAagaatttcttcatctttgatGCTACGGATGGGAAAGGCATGATAGAGGACATATCAAACCCTAACCTGGAAAGCTGA